One window of Thermoplasmatales archaeon genomic DNA carries:
- a CDS encoding replication factor C small subunit encodes MIDIWTERYRPKSLSEIVGQKEEIAKLKSFVTHKELPHLIFAGPAGTGKTTTAIAIAIELFGEDWKQNFMELNASNERGIDVIRENVKNFARLLSSNPVGFKIIFLDEADQLTQEAQAALRRTMEMYSSTTRFILSCNYSTQIIPPIQSRTVVMRFKPLSNEDIKGRLKYICEKEKITLSEDSADAIADLSDGDMRRAINILQTAASSGEISAKNIYEISGLANPKDFQSILSKALAGQFDDARDGIDSLLMSRGLSGFDIIRGLHSAIRNERIQAKQKLQVIMALGEAEFRLVEGSSERIQLDALLAKLTYIGQEYS; translated from the coding sequence ATGATAGATATCTGGACGGAAAGGTACAGGCCAAAAAGCCTATCCGAGATCGTCGGACAGAAGGAAGAAATAGCCAAGCTCAAATCGTTTGTCACGCACAAGGAGCTTCCGCACCTGATATTTGCTGGCCCTGCCGGTACCGGAAAGACGACAACAGCCATAGCCATAGCGATAGAGCTTTTTGGAGAGGACTGGAAACAAAATTTCATGGAACTCAACGCATCCAACGAGAGGGGGATAGATGTTATAAGGGAGAACGTGAAGAATTTTGCGAGGCTACTATCCTCGAATCCCGTTGGTTTCAAGATCATTTTCCTGGACGAGGCTGATCAGTTGACGCAGGAAGCTCAGGCAGCCTTGAGACGGACCATGGAGATGTATTCATCCACCACCAGATTCATACTGTCGTGCAACTACTCCACTCAGATCATACCGCCCATACAGTCAAGGACTGTTGTAATGAGATTCAAGCCGCTATCAAATGAAGATATAAAGGGCAGGCTAAAATACATATGCGAAAAGGAAAAGATTACACTTTCCGAAGACAGTGCGGATGCAATAGCCGATCTTTCGGACGGAGACATGAGGAGAGCCATAAACATTCTGCAGACAGCAGCCTCTTCTGGGGAGATATCTGCAAAGAATATTTACGAGATTTCTGGTCTAGCGAATCCGAAGGATTTTCAATCGATTCTCTCAAAGGCACTTGCCGGGCAGTTCGATGACGCCAGAGATGGCATAGATTCGCTCCTGATGTCCAGAGGATTATCCGGATTTGACATAATCCGTGGCCTGCACAGCGCAATAAGGAATGAGAGAATACAGGCGAAACAGAAGCTGCAGGTTATAATGGCACTCGGAGAAGCCGAATTCCGGCTGGTTGAGGGTTCAAGCGAGAGGATCCAGCTTGACGCTCTGCTTGCAAAACTTACTTACATTGGCCAGGAATACAGTTGA
- the purN gene encoding phosphoribosylglycinamide formyltransferase yields the protein MKKILVMASGHGTNFRAIIYSIKEHRLMAEIAMLVTENPECGAVDIAKRNNIETKIVPFDKNDRESFFRQVYGIIDQVKPDLVVLAGFMKILPKWMVDRLPEKIINLHPALLPCFGGKGFYGSRVHKAVLESGARITGCTVHFVTSDVDGGPIIVQKALTVKDDDTEESLADRLSTLEHESIVEAIALILSGKYRISGKRVIRGK from the coding sequence ATGAAAAAGATCCTTGTTATGGCATCCGGACACGGTACGAATTTTAGGGCGATCATTTACAGCATAAAAGAGCACAGACTCATGGCAGAAATAGCGATGCTGGTTACAGAAAATCCCGAATGCGGTGCGGTAGATATCGCTAAGCGGAACAACATAGAAACTAAGATCGTTCCGTTTGACAAAAACGATCGTGAAAGTTTTTTCCGTCAAGTCTACGGGATCATAGATCAGGTCAAGCCAGATCTTGTTGTCCTTGCAGGATTCATGAAGATACTTCCCAAGTGGATGGTCGACCGCCTTCCGGAGAAGATAATAAACCTTCACCCTGCCCTTCTTCCATGTTTCGGTGGCAAAGGATTCTACGGAAGCAGGGTGCACAAGGCAGTGCTTGAAAGCGGTGCTCGGATAACAGGATGTACAGTGCATTTCGTCACATCAGACGTGGACGGCGGTCCCATAATTGTACAGAAAGCCTTGACGGTGAAGGACGATGACACAGAGGAATCACTTGCCGATCGCCTCAGCACTCTCGAGCATGAATCGATTGTTGAGGCCATAGCCCTCATCCTCTCTGGAAAATACAGAATATCAGGGAAAAGAGTCATCAGGGGGAAATAG
- a CDS encoding hydroxymethylglutaryl-CoA synthase translates to MSGIVTYGSYVPIFRIKPEEIARVWGEDADSIKNGIYVLSKSVPAPDEDTVTISVEAARNALKRKAIDPKRIGALFIGSESHPYAVKPSATIVASAIGTDFSLFSADYEFACKAGTAAMQNVKAMVDAGNIEYGLAIGADTSQGAPGDVLEYTASAGGTAFVLGKKDVIAEINDTLSVTSDTPDFWRREGEPYPTHGERFTGEPAYFRHVISAAKMMMERMGTTPKDYNFAVFHQPNGKFPTRAGKILNFTDEQVKQGLLTPVIGNTYSASMMTGLSSILDVAKPGDRILAVSFGSGAGSDAFDITVTEEIEKMDRNAAPTIKQMLSNVRWVDYALYAKFKKKIIVGEGIE, encoded by the coding sequence ATGTCTGGAATTGTAACGTATGGCTCATATGTCCCGATATTCAGGATAAAGCCAGAGGAAATTGCAAGGGTCTGGGGGGAGGATGCCGATTCGATCAAGAACGGTATTTATGTTTTAAGCAAGTCTGTTCCGGCCCCGGACGAGGATACGGTAACGATCTCGGTCGAAGCAGCGAGGAACGCACTCAAGAGAAAAGCCATCGACCCGAAAAGGATAGGTGCCCTGTTCATAGGCTCCGAATCACATCCATATGCTGTTAAGCCTTCTGCGACCATAGTGGCGTCGGCCATTGGAACGGATTTTTCGCTGTTCTCTGCAGATTACGAGTTTGCGTGCAAAGCAGGAACAGCGGCGATGCAGAACGTGAAAGCAATGGTTGATGCAGGGAATATAGAATACGGTTTGGCAATAGGTGCAGATACATCACAGGGGGCTCCGGGAGACGTTCTCGAATATACTGCCTCGGCCGGAGGAACAGCTTTCGTGCTGGGAAAGAAGGATGTCATAGCTGAGATTAACGATACATTGTCTGTAACCTCAGATACTCCGGATTTCTGGAGAAGGGAAGGAGAACCTTACCCAACACACGGTGAGAGGTTCACTGGTGAACCCGCCTATTTCAGGCATGTCATTTCGGCCGCGAAGATGATGATGGAGCGGATGGGCACAACGCCGAAGGACTATAACTTCGCCGTATTCCACCAGCCCAACGGAAAATTCCCGACACGCGCGGGAAAGATTCTCAATTTCACGGACGAACAGGTAAAACAGGGCCTTCTGACCCCTGTTATAGGAAACACGTATTCCGCTTCGATGATGACTGGCCTATCCTCAATACTGGATGTTGCAAAACCCGGAGACCGGATCCTGGCTGTATCCTTTGGATCGGGTGCAGGATCAGATGCGTTCGACATTACGGTAACAGAGGAAATAGAAAAGATGGACAGGAATGCAGCTCCAACAATTAAGCAGATGCTTTCCAATGTGAGATGGGTAGATTATGCGCTCTATGCAAAATTCAAGAAGAAGATCATAGTGGGTGAAGGAATTGAGTAA
- a CDS encoding AAA family ATPase, with amino-acid sequence MKPTNRKLVRLLIEDFGPIERADLELGDFTAIIGPNSSGKTFIINLVDRLMAFASTTYMFTISNIVFRGVEEILVKKENKGYPISINMSEYPEDDINQVVDYVIENLGKIGNQQNIGLGNVYGQLFRYFQTDPKNLIRFGRDRARITAYFEQMKINITISHDKGPSIEFLPYREFLINYVKGFTVNFMGSGGGSYGSSFQSQQLRSVLIPTERLSVLVTMPNIIEDLAKSRGLQNLFPILPQAQPNQASKLSLIEFMSNYLGAIQFITTSKKEISRNASDLIMGNLTLDFNLPFFINFRLGENSLPLHLISSGTLQLIPLVVLAESDLNNALLIEEPEINLHANKQVEVAEYLWNLVEERNKTILVSTHSDYFVMRLAHLSKDNKSKILRVYLLNEGRTTPLNINKKGEIEEIVTIGRVMNKLLLET; translated from the coding sequence ATGAAACCTACAAATAGAAAATTAGTCAGATTGCTTATCGAAGACTTTGGCCCAATAGAAAGAGCAGACCTAGAGCTAGGGGATTTCACAGCTATAATAGGTCCTAATTCCTCTGGAAAAACATTCATAATAAATCTTGTTGACAGACTGATGGCTTTTGCCTCCACTACATACATGTTTACAATTTCAAACATCGTTTTCAGGGGCGTAGAGGAGATATTGGTTAAAAAGGAGAATAAAGGATATCCAATAAGTATAAACATGTCAGAATATCCAGAAGACGACATCAATCAGGTTGTTGATTATGTTATTGAGAATCTTGGCAAAATAGGAAATCAACAGAACATTGGTTTAGGAAATGTTTATGGCCAACTCTTCCGATATTTTCAGACAGATCCTAAAAATCTTATTCGATTCGGAAGAGACCGAGCAAGAATAACAGCCTACTTTGAACAAATGAAAATAAACATTACTATTTCACATGACAAGGGCCCCTCAATTGAATTCCTGCCTTATCGTGAATTTCTAATAAACTACGTAAAAGGATTCACAGTTAATTTCATGGGAAGTGGCGGAGGTTCATACGGCAGTTCATTCCAATCGCAGCAATTACGAAGTGTTCTCATACCCACAGAAAGGCTATCTGTTCTTGTGACCATGCCAAACATTATAGAAGACCTTGCGAAATCTAGGGGCCTACAAAACTTATTTCCGATTCTGCCTCAAGCCCAACCAAATCAAGCAAGTAAGCTATCGCTAATAGAATTTATGTCAAATTACCTAGGTGCCATCCAGTTCATAACAACAAGTAAGAAAGAAATCTCTAGAAACGCTTCTGATTTAATTATGGGTAATTTAACTCTGGATTTTAATTTACCATTTTTCATTAACTTCAGGTTGGGTGAAAACAGTTTACCCTTACACCTAATATCTTCCGGAACTTTACAACTGATCCCACTGGTTGTTCTAGCAGAATCTGATCTTAACAATGCTCTTCTAATCGAAGAGCCCGAAATAAATCTACATGCCAACAAACAGGTCGAGGTTGCCGAATACCTTTGGAACCTTGTTGAAGAAAGAAATAAAACTATACTTGTTAGCACACACAGTGATTATTTTGTGATGAGATTAGCACATCTATCTAAAGATAATAAGAGCAAGATATTGAGAGTTTATTTGTTGAACGAGGGTCGTACCACTCCCCTAAACATTAATAAAAAGGGGGAAATCGAAGAAATAGTAACAATTGGGAGGGTAATGAACAAACTCCTTTTAGAAACATAA
- a CDS encoding Zn-ribbon domain-containing OB-fold protein has product MGELSRFWRESEKRYRLLGVKCGNCGRVYFPARDICPKCHRESIGKMKEIQLSGKGEIVSFTVVHDAPTAFTRQRPYTLAIIKLDDGPMITGQIVDSDPGEVEIGKRVRSVFRRVSQEGDYGIIEYGYKFVLDGA; this is encoded by the coding sequence ATGGGAGAGCTATCAAGGTTCTGGAGAGAATCAGAAAAAAGATACAGGCTTCTCGGCGTGAAGTGCGGAAACTGTGGAAGGGTGTATTTTCCTGCAAGAGACATTTGTCCGAAGTGCCATCGTGAATCTATCGGAAAGATGAAGGAAATACAGCTCTCAGGAAAGGGAGAGATCGTGTCGTTCACCGTTGTGCATGATGCGCCAACTGCATTCACAAGGCAGAGGCCATACACGCTTGCAATAATAAAGCTCGATGACGGTCCGATGATCACAGGGCAGATCGTTGACAGCGATCCTGGCGAGGTTGAGATCGGTAAGAGAGTGCGATCTGTATTCAGGCGTGTCTCCCAGGAGGGGGATTACGGGATCATAGAATATGGATACAAATTCGTTCTTGATGGAGCATGA
- a CDS encoding DEAD/DEAH box helicase family protein, with protein sequence MNLLPGGNIEPREYQINLFNSAKEQNTLIVLPTGLGKTVIAAMVANYVINGKGEKVLFLAPTRPLIHQHFGTLKTLLDLKENEISEFTGEVGDEDRSASWVTSKLVVSTPQVALNDLRHGLYDLSRFGLIVFDEAHRTTGNYAYVEIAKNYLEARKKLILAITASPGWNKEKLNEVISLLGITNVQIKNENDLDVKKYFGGINIETIRLKRSQEEIELSGIIREISNKISSRLKEMGILNSTKVSRSELAKLIPILVQKAKDGDKSIFRIIPYLTALIRLDYLSEYLETQGIEIAYDYLNEMLESEEKTIQRTVSILSKFAEFAELRIRMKTFIDEHLTNPKVYMTLRLCEDQIRKNPGSRIIIFTHFRKTSDIVVEYLTKNSRLIKPVRFVGQSSRTSDQGMSQKIQEEIIEKFKSGIYNVLVATSVAEEGLDIPSTDLVIFYEPVPSEIRSIQRRGRTGRTHAGSVKILLNEGTRDIGYYMSSLKKETKMNRNISKMNNTKENEGKAESKEKRIEKSLDDYF encoded by the coding sequence ATGAATTTGCTTCCCGGGGGGAACATAGAACCAAGGGAATACCAGATCAATCTCTTCAATTCTGCAAAAGAGCAGAACACGTTGATTGTTTTACCGACAGGTCTCGGAAAAACAGTAATTGCCGCAATGGTTGCAAATTACGTGATCAACGGAAAGGGGGAAAAGGTACTGTTCCTGGCTCCAACGAGACCACTTATACACCAGCATTTCGGAACGTTAAAAACACTTTTGGATCTGAAAGAAAACGAAATATCTGAATTCACAGGGGAAGTTGGGGACGAAGATCGCTCAGCATCATGGGTCACAAGCAAGTTGGTCGTTTCAACTCCTCAGGTTGCCCTAAACGATCTCAGGCATGGCCTTTACGATTTATCAAGGTTCGGTCTTATCGTCTTTGATGAGGCACACAGGACAACGGGAAATTACGCCTATGTTGAAATAGCAAAAAACTACCTGGAAGCCCGGAAAAAATTAATTCTGGCAATAACCGCAAGTCCGGGGTGGAACAAGGAGAAACTGAACGAAGTCATTTCTTTATTGGGAATAACAAACGTACAGATAAAGAACGAGAATGATCTGGATGTCAAAAAATATTTTGGCGGCATAAACATAGAAACCATAAGGCTGAAGAGATCTCAGGAGGAGATCGAGCTTTCAGGCATTATAAGAGAGATAAGCAACAAAATTTCCTCACGCTTAAAAGAGATGGGCATACTGAATTCAACGAAAGTCTCAAGAAGCGAACTGGCAAAACTTATTCCGATACTGGTGCAGAAGGCAAAGGATGGAGACAAATCTATATTCAGGATCATTCCGTATCTCACGGCTCTCATTCGCCTGGATTATCTTTCTGAATATCTCGAGACACAGGGTATAGAAATCGCTTATGATTACCTGAACGAGATGCTTGAAAGCGAAGAAAAGACCATCCAGAGGACAGTGTCAATTCTTTCCAAATTCGCAGAGTTTGCTGAGTTGAGAATCAGGATGAAGACCTTTATAGACGAACATCTGACGAATCCAAAAGTGTACATGACTCTCAGGCTGTGCGAAGATCAGATCCGGAAAAACCCGGGGTCCAGGATAATCATATTTACTCACTTCAGGAAAACATCTGATATCGTTGTGGAATATCTTACCAAAAACTCCAGGTTGATAAAACCAGTAAGATTCGTTGGCCAGTCATCAAGAACATCCGATCAGGGGATGTCGCAGAAGATTCAGGAAGAGATCATAGAGAAATTCAAGAGCGGAATATACAACGTCCTGGTGGCTACAAGTGTTGCCGAGGAGGGTCTGGACATACCATCAACAGATCTTGTGATATTCTATGAACCAGTGCCCTCTGAGATCAGGAGCATTCAGCGACGAGGAAGGACGGGAAGGACACATGCAGGATCTGTCAAGATCCTTCTCAATGAAGGGACCAGGGACATAGGATATTACATGTCCAGCCTTAAGAAGGAAACCAAGATGAACAGGAACATATCCAAAATGAATAACACGAAAGAGAACGAGGGAAAAGCGGAATCCAAAGAGAAGAGGATCGAAAAGAGTCTTGATGACTACTTCTAA
- a CDS encoding thiolase domain-containing protein yields the protein MKELSNVYIIGAGETKFGELWDKSLRELAVSAGLLAVQNAGIYSKDVQVLYGSNSLSGIINSQENIGALISDFSGMAENDMPAIRVEASTASGGAAVREAFLAIKSGEYDVAMVGGVEKMTDIFGSEILDLTSSILDREWEAFLGATPAAMAAIVARKYMRDFNVPKEALAAVSVNDHLNGSKNPDAHFRNKITMEQAMASPQVAEPLNLMDCSPISDGAAAVVLASEEFMKKNKLEGIRIISSAEGQDYLAVHSRRSMYTLESAKIASRKALEKAEMKNDDLSFVELHDSYSIYGLLELEDLGFAPKGKAKDLVESEIKLNGRIPMNPSGGLKAKGNPYGASGVGQFFEAFMQLKGKAGDRQVKDARTAMLHSMGGTGSTSVVHIVGVD from the coding sequence GTGAAGGAATTGAGTAATGTCTATATAATAGGTGCAGGTGAAACAAAATTCGGTGAACTGTGGGACAAATCGCTCAGAGAACTTGCCGTCAGCGCAGGACTCCTTGCCGTCCAGAATGCTGGCATATACTCCAAGGACGTCCAGGTGCTTTACGGGAGCAACAGCCTCTCTGGCATAATAAACAGCCAGGAGAACATCGGTGCCCTAATATCTGATTTCTCTGGCATGGCGGAAAATGACATGCCAGCGATCAGGGTTGAAGCCTCGACAGCCTCTGGGGGAGCTGCGGTCAGGGAAGCTTTCCTTGCGATAAAGTCTGGAGAATACGATGTTGCCATGGTTGGCGGTGTTGAAAAGATGACTGACATATTCGGCTCCGAGATTCTCGATCTTACAAGTTCGATACTGGACAGGGAATGGGAAGCATTTCTTGGCGCCACCCCTGCTGCCATGGCTGCCATAGTTGCCAGAAAGTACATGCGTGACTTCAACGTTCCAAAGGAAGCTTTAGCTGCCGTATCGGTAAACGATCACCTTAACGGATCAAAGAATCCGGACGCGCATTTCAGGAACAAGATCACGATGGAGCAGGCAATGGCATCCCCGCAGGTGGCGGAGCCTCTCAACCTGATGGACTGCAGCCCGATAAGCGATGGTGCCGCTGCAGTAGTGCTCGCGTCTGAGGAATTCATGAAGAAGAACAAGCTGGAAGGAATCAGGATCATAAGTTCGGCGGAGGGTCAGGATTATCTTGCCGTGCACAGCAGGAGATCCATGTACACGCTTGAATCTGCAAAGATAGCCTCGAGAAAGGCGCTGGAAAAGGCAGAAATGAAGAATGACGATCTTTCTTTTGTCGAACTTCATGACTCTTACAGCATATACGGCCTTCTTGAACTCGAGGATCTGGGATTTGCTCCAAAGGGTAAGGCGAAGGATCTTGTGGAAAGCGAGATAAAGCTCAATGGAAGAATCCCGATGAACCCATCGGGAGGACTCAAGGCCAAGGGCAACCCGTACGGTGCGTCGGGGGTTGGCCAATTCTTTGAGGCATTCATGCAGCTCAAGGGAAAAGCAGGTGATCGACAGGTCAAGGATGCAAGGACTGCTATGCTCCACAGCATGGGTGGAACCGGTTCCACATCAGTTGTACACATAGTGGGGGTGGACTGA